A genomic window from Elaeis guineensis isolate ETL-2024a chromosome 3, EG11, whole genome shotgun sequence includes:
- the LOC105041297 gene encoding ribosome biogenesis protein BOP1 homolog — translation MAKSRAEADHVEQEEPEEPSENGFVREFDHQEEESERSDAVGSSEDEGSSGEGEKDGEDDEEIHQSAEESDSSEDEVAPRNTIGEVPLEWYKDEEHIGFDITGKKISKQARKDKIDSFLAGVDDSKNWRKIYDEYNDEEVELTKEEIRIIRRLLKGRTPHAEVDPYAPYVDWFDWEDKGHPLSNAPEPKRRFIPSKWEQKKVVQYVRAIRKGLIKFDKPKEEPRFYLLWGDDSSVAENKRHGLSYIPAPKPKLAGHEESYNPSIEYIPTQEEMNSYQLMYEEDRPKYIPRRYESLRSVPAYENSLKEGFDRCLDLYLCPRTRKKRINIDPESLKPKLPSKKDLKPYPLTCYLEYRGHSGPVNSISIEVSGQWIASGSTDGTVRLWEVETGRCLRVWDVGEAVQHLAWNPLPELPILAVSAGHKVHLLNTGLGDAEEKMRIKELLHVEEVLTDDAGNSVAAVSWVQHEKHDGITLEHLKTVSTVEWHRKGDYFSTVMPSGDSRAVLIHQLSKKHTANPIKKLRAPAVSAVFHPTRPFFFVSTKKNVRVYDLSKNKLIKKLDPGLREVSSIAIHPGGDNVIVGSKEGKMCWFDMDLSSQPYKRLPAHPKDITNVAFHRSYPLFASCSDDCTAYVFHGMVYSDLNQNPLIVPLEILHGHTSSNGRGVLDCKFHPRQPWLFTAGADSVIKLYCH, via the exons ATGGCGAAGTCGCGGGCGGAAGCG GATCACGTCGAGCAAGAAGAGCCAGAGGAGCCGTCGGAAAACGGTTTTGTAAGGGAATTCGatcatcaagaagaagaatctGAGCGCAGTGATGCGGTAGGTTCATCGGAAGACGAG GGTTCCTCTGGAGAAGGTGAGAAAGATGGGGAAGACGATGAGGAAATTCATCAGTCGGCGGAGGAGAGTGATTCATCTGAAGACGAG GTGGCTCCCAGGAATACAATTGGGGAAGTTCCATTGGAGTGGTATAAGGATGAGGAGCacattggatttgacatcacGGGGAAGAAGATCAGTAAGCAAGCTCGGAAGGACAAAATCGACTCTTTTCTAGCCGGGGTGGATGATTCGAAAAATTG GAGAAAGATTTATGATGAGTACAATGATGAAGAGGTGGAGTTGACAAAGGAGGAGATTAGAATTATCCGGAGATTGCTGAAGGGAAGGACTCCACATGCAGAAGTTGATCCATATGCG CCCTACGTTGATTGGTTTGACTGGGAAGACAAGGGACATCCTCTCTCAAATGCACCAGAGCCAAAGAGACGATTTATTCCTTCCAAATGGGAACAGAAAAAG GTTGTTCAATATGTCAGAGCCATTCGCAAGGGCCTGATTAAGTTTGACAAACCAAAGGAAGAGCCTCGCTTTTATTTATTGTGGGGAGATGATTCTAGTGTGGCAGAGAACAAACGGCATGGTTTGAGTTATATTCCTGCACCGAAACCAAAACTGGCAg GTCATGAAGAGTCGTACAACCCTTCTATAGAATACATCCCTACTCAAGAGGAGATGAATTCATACCAGCTCATGTATGAGGAAGACCGTCCTAAATATATTCCAAGAAG GTACGAGTCCCTTAGGAGCGTACCTGCTTATGAGAATTCTCTTAAAGAAGGATTTGATAGATGTTTGGACTTGTATTTGTGCCCTAGAACTCGCAAAAAACGT ATTAACATTGATCCCGAGTCTTTAAAGCCCAAGCTACCTAGTAAGAAAGATTTGAAGCCTTATCCCTTGACATGCTATCTCGAGTATAGAGGCCACAGTGGTCCTGTCAATTCGATTTCAATTGAAGTATCTGGGCAGTGGATAGCATCTG GATCAACTGACGGAACGGTACGTCTTTGGGAGGTTGAAACTGGTCGCTGCCTTAGAGTCTGGGATGTTGGTGAAGCTGTGCAGCACCTTGCATGGAATCCTTTGCCTGAGCTTCCAATCTTGGCAGTTTCTGC GGGGCATAAGGTGCATCTGTTGAACACAGGACTAGGAGATGCAGAAGAAAAGATGCGTATTAAAGAGCTCCTCCATGTTGAGGAAGTGTTAACTGATGATGCTG GAAATAGTGTAGCTGCTGTGAGTTGGGTTCAACATGAAAAGCATGATGGCATCACGTTGGAGCATCTTAAG ACCGTGTCAACAGTTGAATGGCATCGTAAAGGAGACTATTTCAGTACAGTTATGCCAAGTG GTGATTCAAGAGCGGTATTGATACACCAACTATCCAAGAAACATACAGCAAATCCTATCAAGAAGTTGCGTGCGCCCGCAGTTTCAGCAGTTTTCCATCCAACACGTCCCTTTTTCTTTGTCTCAACAAAGAAAAATGTTCGTGTTTATGATctttctaaaaataaactaattaagAAGCTTGATCCAGGTCTTCGTGAGGTTTCTTCAATTGCTATTCATCCTGGAG GTGATAACGTAATTGTGGGGAGCAAAGAAGGAAAAATGTGCTGGTTTGATATGGACCTATCATCTCAACCATACAAAAGATTGCC GGCTCACCCTAAGGATATAACAAATGTTGCTTTTCATCGTTCATACCCTCTCTTTGCCTCGTGTTCTGATGACTGCACGGCATATGTGTTTCATGGCATGGTCTATTCAGATCTTAACCAGAATCCTCTTATTGTTCCATTGGAAATTCTCCATGGCCATACAAGCTCAAATGGTAGAG GTGTACTGGATTGCAAGTTCCATCCGAGACAACCATGGTTGTTCACTGCTGGTGCTGATTCAGTGATCAAGCTTTATTGTCATTAA
- the LOC105041300 gene encoding peptidyl-prolyl cis-trans isomerase FKBP17-2, chloroplastic, whose product MATFFTSPTFLTKTLTKPQLRCSQAPRNPPPQTQQPIQSPSQPSSPPPPPPAAKPQPKPKLAAESTDWIASALTRRFGLGAGLAWAAFLAVGVVSEQIKTRFEASQQEANTKDVEKEEEIVLPNGIRYYEMRVGGGTAPRTGDLVVIDLQGRVEGSGEAFVDTFEEGKRPLALVMGSRPYTKGMCEGVEYVLRTMRAGGKRRVMVPPSLGFGDEGADLGSGVRIPPAARLEFVVQVDKVSVAPS is encoded by the exons ATGGCTACCTTCTTTACATCCCCCACTTTCCTCACTAAAACACTCACAAAACCCCAGCTCCGGTGCTCGCAGGCACCGCGCAACCCACCTCCTCAGACCCAGCAACCCATCCAATCGCCATCACAGCCTTCTTCCCCACCCCCTCCTCCGCCAGCGGCCAAGCCTCAGCCGAAGCCAAAGCTCGCTGCTGAATCCACCGATTGGATCGCCTCCGCCCTAACCAGAAGGTTCGGCCTCGGCGCCGGCCTCGCTTGGGCTGCCTTCCTCGCTGTCGGGGTCGTTTCCGAGCAGATCAAGACCCGTTTCGAAGCCTCTCAACAGGAAGCAAACACCAA GGATGtcgagaaagaggaagagattgttctaccaaatggcATCAG ATACTACGAGATGAGAGTGGGAGGTGGGACTGCGCCGAGGACGGGAGACTTGGTGGTGATCGATCTCCAAGGGAGGGTGGAAGGAAGCGGAGAGGCGTTTGTGGACACGTTTGAGGAGGGGAAGAGGCCGCTAGCGCTGGTGATGGGGTCGAGGCCTTACACCAAGGGGATGTGCGAGGGGGTGGAGTACGTGCTGAGGACAATGAGGGCTGGGGGGAAGAGGAGGGTGATGGTGCCCCCCAGCTTGGGGTTTGGAGATGAGGGTGCGGACTTGGGGTCGGGGGTCCGGATACCTCCTGCTGCTAGGCTTGAGTTTGTTGTCCAGGTGGACAAGGTTTCCGTCGCACCTTCTTGA
- the LOC105041299 gene encoding tubulin beta-1 chain, whose product MREILHIQGGQCGNQIGSKFWEVVCEEHGIDPTGRYTGNSALQLERVNVYYNEASGGRYVPRAVLMDLEPGIMDSVRAGSYGHFFRPDNFVYGQSGAGNNWAKGHYTEGAELIDSVLDVVRKEAENCDCLQGFQVCHSLGGGTGSGMGTLLISKIREEYPDRMMLTFSVFPSPKVSDTVVEPYNATLSVHQLVENADECMVLDNEALYEICFRTLKLTTPSFGDLNHLISATMSGVTCCLRFPGQLNSDLRKLAVNLIPFPRLHFFMVGFAPLTSRGSQQYQALTVPELTQQMWDAKNMMCAADPRHGRYLTASAMFRGKMSTKEVDEQLIHVQNKNSSYFVEWIPNNVKTSVCDIPPKGLSMASTFIGNSTSIQEMFRRVSEQFTAMFRRKAFLHWYTGEGMDEMEFTEAENNMNDLVSEYQQYQDATAEEEVDYEDEEEEVLHDN is encoded by the exons ATGAGGGAGATCTTGCACATCCAAGGGGGCCAATGCGGGAaccagatcggctccaagttctgGGAGGTCGTGTGCGAGGAGCACGGCATCGATCCCACCGGCCGGTACACCGGCAACTCGGCATTGCAGCTGGAGCGGGTGAACGTATACTACAACGAGGCCAGCGGCGGGCGCTACGTCCCCCGTGCGGTGCTTATGGACCTGGAGCCCGGCATCATGGACAGCGTCCGCGCTGGCTCCTACGGCCACTTCTTCCGCCCCGACAACTTCGTCTATGGTCAGTCCGGCGCCGGCAACAACTGGGCCAAGGGCCACTACACCGAGGGCGCCGAGCTCATCGATTCCGTCCTGGACGTCGTTCGCAAAGAAGCCGAGAACTGCGATTGCCTCCAAG GCTTCCAAGTGTGTCATTCGCTGGGGGGTGGCACTGGATCTGGAATGGGCACCCTTCTTATCTCCAAGATCCGGGAAGAGTACCCGGACCGCATGATGCTCACCTTCTCGGTGTTCCCCTCCCCCAAGGTCTCCGACACCGTGGTGGAGCCCTACAACGCCACCCTCTCTGTCCACCAGCTCGTCGAGAACGCCGACGAGTGCATGGTCCTCGACAATGAGGCCCTGTACGAGATCTGCTTCCGCACCCTCAAGCTCACCACTCCAAGCT TTGGGGACTTGAACCATTTGATCTCCGCCACCATGAGTGGAGTCACCTGCTGCCTTCGATTCCCCGGCCAGCTCAACTCCGACCTCCGAAAGCTCGCCGTCAATTTGATCCCTTTCCCCCGTCTCCACTTCTTCATGGTGGGGTTTGCCCCCCTGACATCCCGCGGCTCGCAGCAGTACCAGGCGCTGACCGTCCCGGAGCTCACTCAGCAGATGTGGGATGCGAAGAACATGATGTGCGCCGCCGACCCCCGCCACGGCCGCTACCTCACCGCCTCCGCCATGTTCCGGGGGAAGATGAGCACCAAGGAGGTGGACGAGCAGTTGATCCACGTCCAGAACAAGAACTCGTCCTACTTTGTGGAGTGGATCCCCAACAATGTGAAGACGAGCGTGTGCGATATCCCTCCCAAGGGACTGTCAATGGCGTCGACCTTCATCGGGAACTCGACGTCGATCCAGGAGATGTTCCGTCGGGTGAGCGAGCAGTTCACGGCCATGTTTAGGAGGAAGGCCTTCTTGCATTGGTATACAGGGGAAGGAATGGATGAGATGGAATTCACTGAGGCTGAGAACAACATGAATGATTTGGTTTCGGAGTATCAGCAGTATCAGGATGCAACCGCCGAAGAGGAGGTTGACTATGAGGACGAGGAAGAAGAAGTGCTGCATGACAACTGA
- the LOC105041298 gene encoding pentatricopeptide repeat-containing protein At2g01510, mitochondrial, with the protein MIARGTSPINICTLALLRSLHTSPPPPPTTKAGFAVLLRSASSRPHLKQIHALLLTTGLSHKNSLLTQLLLSLISIPDMSYARHLFDDMHKPRVFLWNTLIRAYARTNLPGDAIALYHDMRRLGVRPDSFTFPFVLKACADLLDVWLGMAIHSLVIKFRLVNDAIVQTELMIMYAKLGACDSAENIFESMSSGSKDLVAWNALISSFTQNGHADKALRLFHRMESAGMKPDSITLVSAISSCAYLGCLERGRRLHRRIKEEMLESNVFVDNALLDMYAKCGSMEEASKLFGEMQQRSIVSWSTMIGGYAVNGDSQRALSLFSRMQDEGVQPNHVTNLAVLSACSHAGLVGEGKEYFSRMLDPKVEHYASMVDLLGRSGHLEETYNFIKSMPIEQDAGVWGALLGACTIYHDLELGQLAADEVFRLAPGIPSYHVLLSNIYAASGRWDDVQKVRENMRGNHVRKVAAYSSVELDGEVYLFHEGSHGQWKEIYKKLDEVTTVLRGMGYEPVTGVVLHDVESEEKEAAVRTHSEKLAIAFSLTRMKSAGTPIRIMKNLRVCNDCHTFSKYVSRALGRDIIMRDKNRFHHFKDGECSCRDFW; encoded by the coding sequence ATGATAGCTAGAGGTACCTCACCCATCAATATTTGCACGCTCGCCCTCCTTCGCTCCCTACACAcctcgccgccgccgccgcccacCACCAAAGCCGGCTTCGCCGTCCTCCTCCGGTCCGCCTCGAGCCGGCCCCATCTCAAGCAAATCCATGCGCTCCTCCTCACCACCGGTCTCTCCCACAAGAACAGCCTCCTCACCCAGCTCCTCCTGTCCCTCATCTCCATTCCCGACATGTCGTACGCCCGCCACCTGTTCGACGATATGCACAAGCCCCGCGTCTTCCTCTGGAACACCCTCATCCGTGCCTACGCCAGGACCAACCTCCCCGGCGACGCCATCGCTCTGTACCACGACATGCGCCGCCTCGGCGTCCGCCCCGATAGCTTCACCTTCCCTTTCGTGCTCAAAGCCTGCGCCGACCTGCTCGACGTCTGGCTTGGGATGGCGATCCATTCGCTCGTCATCAAATTTAGGCTCGTCAATGATGCCATTGTCCAGACTGAGTTAATGATCATGTATGCAAAGCTGGGCGCTTGCGATTCGGCGGAGAATATATTCGAAAGCATGAGTAGTGGCAGCAAAGACTTAGTTGCATGGAATGCGTTGATCAGTTCTTTCACGCAGAACGGTCATGCAGATAAGGCTCTTAGACTCTTTCACCGAATGGAGTCAGCTGGAATGAAGCCCGATTCCATCACTCTAGTGAGTGCCATTTCATCTTGCGCTTATTTGGGGTGCTTGGAACGGGGCAGGAGGCTTCACAGGCGcatcaaggaggagatgctcgagagCAATGTCTTCGTGGACAATGCTCTCCTTGACATGTACGCGAAATGCGGCAGCATGGAAGAGGCCAGCAAGCTATTTGGCGAGATGCAGCAGAGAAGTATTGTTTCTTGGAGTACCATGATCGGAGGGTATGCGGTGAATGGTGATAGCCAGAGAGCATTGTCTCTCTTCTCTCGGATGCAGGATGAAGGGGTGCAGCCGAACCATGTGACGAACCTCGCCGTTCTCTCCGCATGCAGCCATGCCGGTTTGGTTGGGGAAGGAAAGGAGTATTTCAGCCGCATGTTGGATCCAAAAGTCGAACATTATGCGTCGATGGTCGATCTTCTTGGCCGTTCAGGGCATCTGGAGGAGACCTATAACTTTATCAAGAGTATGCCCATCGAGCAAGACGCCGGCGTTTGGGGTGCTTTGCTAGGGGCTTGCACAATTTATCATGACTTGGAGCTGGGCCAGCTTGCTGCAGACGAGGTCTTTAGATTGGCTCCTGGGATACCTTCATATCATGTGCTTCTTTCGAACATCTATGCAGCTTCTGGGAGGTGGGATGATGTTCAGAAGGTTAGGGAGAACATGAGAGGGAATCATGTGAGGAAAGTTGCAGCTTATAGCTCTGTGGAGTTGGATGGAGAGGTTTATTTATTCCATGAAGGATCGCACGGTCAGTGGAAGGAGATATACAAGAAGTTGGATGAGGTAACTACGGTGCTACGAGGGATGGGTTATGAGCCGGTAACTGGAGTTGTGCTTCATGATGTGGAGTCCGAGGAGAAAGAGGCTGCAGTCCGGACTCACAGTGAGAAGCTTGCCATTGCATTTAGTCTCACCAGGATGAAGAGTGCTGGGACTCCAATAAGGATCATGAAGAACCTGAGGGTCTGCAATGACTGTCATACGTTCTCTAAGTATGTCTCCAGAGCACTTGGAAGGGATATCATAATGAGAGATAAGAACAGGTTCCACCATTTCAAAGATGGCGAGTGTTCCTGCCGGGACTTTTGGTGA